Proteins co-encoded in one Gemmatimonadaceae bacterium genomic window:
- a CDS encoding DUF4956 domain-containing protein, which yields MFVLIVSNSLALAFSLGGVVAAVRFRTNMSDSRDIVFIFLAIAVGFAAGVQDITIALGDNAYSSGTTAQFNQCFAPSWGDPKKGIIKSLHPSPGNHEYQTPSA from the coding sequence GTGTTCGTGCTGATCGTGAGCAACAGCCTGGCCCTGGCGTTCAGCCTTGGCGGCGTGGTGGCCGCCGTCCGATTCCGCACGAACATGTCCGACTCTCGCGACATCGTATTCATCTTTCTCGCCATCGCCGTGGGGTTCGCCGCGGGCGTTCAGGACATCACGATCGCACTGGGCGACAACGCGTATTCGTCCGGCACGACCGCCCAGTTCAATCAGTGCTTCGCGCCGTCCTGGGGCGACCCGAAAAAGGGAATCATCAAGAGCCTGCATCCGTCTCCCGGCAACCACGAATACCAGACTCCGAGTGCC